In Streptosporangiales bacterium, the genomic stretch GGTCATGCGGATGGGTCATGGAAGTAGTGGCCCTTGTCGAGATCCTCGATGAGCCCGGGATGCGTCGGTTGCCACCCCAGCAGCTCGCGGGTCAGTGTGCTCGAGGCCAGGCGATTGGCCGCGAGGAAGCCGGCCAGCCAGGTGAAGTGCTCGCCTGCGTCCGCGGGAGAGATGGACCACTGGCAGGTTCAGCTGGCGGCCGATGACTTCGGCGATGTCGCGGATGGGCACGCCCTCATCTGCGACGCCGTGCAGCGTCGATCCCGCGGGGGCCTTCTCCAGCGCGAGGCGGAACAGGTGCGCGGAGTCGAGGCGGTGCACGGCGGACCAGCGGTTGGTCCCGTCGCCGATGTAGCCGGAGACGCCCGTGTCACGGGCGATGCGAACCAGGGTCGACATGAAGCCCTGATCTCCTTCGCCGTGATTGGTCGGAGGGAGTCGCACGATTGACGAGCGGACGCTGCGGGAAGCGAGGGAGAGCCCCAACTCGGCGGTGGCCAACCGGGCCTGCGGGCCGTCGCTCTCGGCGGCCACAGCCGGGTCGAGACTGTGCCCGTCCCGTTCGGTCGCCACACGCCCCGGTGCGAGCCCGGGCGTCCCGGAGGCGATGACTAACGGCCGGTCAGAACCCGCAAGCGCCTCGCCGAATGTCTCGACGGCGCGGCGATCCGCGTCGGCAGCGCCCTGGAAGTTCCCGGAGAAGGCGAGGTCGTGCTTGAACGCGAGGTGGATCACGCCATCCGACGCGGCAGCCGCACTCCGCAGGCCGTCGAGGTCATCAAGAGTGCCGTGATGCACCTGGGCCCGGCCGCGCTGAGAGCAGCGACGGAGGCGGCAGGTGGAGCTGACTCCCGACGCGTGGCTACTGTGGGGTCATGCGGGTCGCCACGTGGAACGTCAACTCGATCAAGCAGCGGGTGCCCCGGTTCCTGCCGTGGCTGGATCAACGCCGACCCGACGTTGTGTGCCTGCAGGAGACCAAGCTCGCCGACGACGCCTTCCGGGCGTTGCTCGACGACGAGCTCACCCGGCGGGGGTACGCGACCGCCGTCCATGGCCAGGGGCAGTGGAACGGCGTCGCCCTGCTGTCCCGGGTCGGCCTCGACGACGTGGTGCCCGGTCTCGACGGCGCGCCGGGGTTCCCCGATCCCGAGGCGCGGGCGGTGTCGGCGACGTGCGGCGGGATACGCGTCCACTCCGTCTACGTGCCCAACGGGCGGGAGCCCGACTCGGACCACTACCGGTACAAGCTGGCGTGGCTCGACGTGCTGCGCGGCGTCGTCGCCGCGGGACCCGACCCCGTGGTCGTCTGCGGTGACATGAACATCGCGCCGACCGACGCCGACGTGTTCGACCCCGACGCCTACGCCGGGCAGACCCACGTCACCTCGCCGGAACGCGCAGCGCTCGCCGAGCTGCAGGCGGTCGGGCTGCATGACGTGGTGCGTGACCGCTGGCCCGACCAGCGGGTCTTCACCTACTGGGACTACCGGGCGGGCATGTTCCACAAGAACCTCGGCATGCGGATCGACCTGGTGCTCGCGGGCGGCGACGTGCCCGACCGGGTG encodes the following:
- the xth gene encoding exodeoxyribonuclease III — translated: MRVATWNVNSIKQRVPRFLPWLDQRRPDVVCLQETKLADDAFRALLDDELTRRGYATAVHGQGQWNGVALLSRVGLDDVVPGLDGAPGFPDPEARAVSATCGGIRVHSVYVPNGREPDSDHYRYKLAWLDVLRGVVAAGPDPVVVCGDMNIAPTDADVFDPDAYAGQTHVTSPERAALAELQAVGLHDVVRDRWPDQRVFTYWDYRAGMFHKNLGMRIDLVLAGGDVPDRVRAAWVDRHARKGTGPSDHAPVIVDLDEAPDGDVGPMVPPPSAPAAKRGTSRLPQSR